TCGGTTGTAGTAtcccaagtacaaaaatatgaaacctttaaaaagaaacactcttaagtgtacaaaataatcatcaaacttatttatttgttcacacgtgcacacgcagcAATAAACAACTTCATGttccgtgaggcgttcaggcgcccTTGTAGCTGTGAGTTTTAGgtgccattttgtttttcattgttattcacataccccccatgacaattgttgtacccctgggggtacgcgcaCCCCACTGTGTGAACCTAGGTTCTAAATGTTTATGGTTGTTAAGTGTTTCAAGAAAACCACACATTATGTTATTGCTAAGGGCTAGCATGCACTAAAAGAGGAACAACAGGACGTGTCCTTCCATCATCTTCAATAAATAAAACGTGTGTCAGGACCTCTTTCGATCACGTGATACATCTGCATGATGATTTTCGATGACAGATGAAAACTTTGCTTCCTGTCTCGTGACAAAGTGCGGAGTGTTTGTGCAACTTGTCTGAACGTGACTTCAAGTGGTCCGGTAAAATCCTCTCATTATCAGAAAAGTCGTTTAGCGTCAATCACAGCGGAAGTCATGCGGCGGGCCCTTCAATATAAAACTCGCATGTGAGGCGAGGCAACTGAgaagttctttttcttttgacaGGCGTAACCGGAAGTGTGTAGTACTAAGTACGTAACTTGACGTGATTGGCTTAGAAGGAGCGCATCGACGAAGGAGACCTCCAGTGACGGGAAGTCTCTCCAGGTCTCAACTTTGTAAAAACTTTTACAcacattaattattattaaacctTTGTGAGTAGAGATGCCGAGCAGCGACTCCCCGGCTGGTTCCGACGGGATGTTCTGCAAACTGATGGACGAGGAGGACGAGTTAGACCGCAGTCCAGATGTGCAGCTGAACGGTAAACACTTTGTTGGACACTCTTGATGTCGCAACACGGACATCACGAGAGGAGACCGCATTTGGCCTATGAAAAAACTGTTGTTGAACGCGTGTCAGAGGTCAACAAAAGTGTGCTTTTGGCATGAAAATAACACAGCAAGGCTGAACTAATACCTTCCTAATGATGTCACCCGTCGAATGAAGTGTCAGGCATCCAAATTGTTACAGTCGCCCCCTTCTCTTCCCTCAGCCCACCCAATGAGACCCCTGACGGCCGGCCGGCCCGGGCCGTACCGCCTCGCCACCATCTGCTTGGCTACGCTTTGCGGCGTCCTGCTGATCTCCATCATCGCCGTCAGCGCACACTGTGAGCACGCCGCCTTCAGGGACCCTCGTCGGTCAGAGTGTGGCGGGGGTCAAAATGAAAGCAAGAAATGTGCATCTTCCGCTGCAGGGGTTCTCAGCTGGTCTCCCGTGCCGCTCTTCACGCCGCCACACGCCTTTAAAGACGTCAAAGCAAAGCGcgtttatttttccaaatagcTACACGTCATTTTGTTTAgtcattttggattaaaaaaatagctatatttacatttttattccatttaattcatttgaatATACATGACATGAAAATAATGATATCATATCGACATTTCATCGATCCCAGGGTCACTTAAACATGGCAGGCATGCAATCCAGGAAAAAATAAGGTCAAAATTTgataaaatagtaaaatataaaataaaataaaataaatataaaggtgTGAAAATAAGTGTAATGAATGCAAACTAAATATAtgactaaatatcaatattttcttcttaatgtgaatatgttttcaTTTACATAATGATATATATCTAACAtatttttattccttttttttacaattatcttaaaataattaaaacatatATCATTTTGAACAATTATTTgaatttctgatgttttttaaaTCAGTTATTCATTTATGTCtgtatatttatacagtatatgatatcaATAAGtaatattgatttattgatcCGGAGGTGAATTCAAAGATCCTGCAGATGATGTGTATGCAAACCAGGAAAAATAAAATcgtataatacaaaataaatataaaggtgTGAAAATAATATTTAAGTGTAATAAATAGAAactaaatatgacaaaatatcaatattttctttttaatttaatgtaatatatttttattgacattaaatatatatatatatagaatattttggttaaaaataattcttaaattttaaatacatataattgaactttaattattattattttacattattcttgtttttGAGAGTAATTATTAGTGTTTTGTATAtgatatatgtactgtatgtataggaTAAGTGCTGTTGTCTCATGCGCAGACAAGAATAAAGCTGCAGGTGGCGCTGCAACGCAGAGCGTGGACGCTCTGAGCGCCGCCATCAGCAAGCTGCAGCAGGAAAAGGCAGCGCTGCAGAGCAAACTGGCCGCCAGGACCGCCGCTGCAGGTAGAGGGCACCACGCGGGGTCACCTGGTGTGAACGTGTATGTCAAAGATTGTGCGTCTCAGTCTCAGGTCCGCATGCGGTCGCGCCCACGGTGTCCATCGTGTGTCCGATGGAGTGGCACCTCTTCAACGGCAGCTGCTACTTCATCTCGCGGGTGTCCAGGGATTGGCCGGAGAGCAAATCCTACTGTGAGAGCAAAGGAGGTCACCTGGCCATCATCGTCACGGAGGAGGAGCAGGTGCGGTCCGATCCAAGCCTGTTGGATCAGAAGATGTGATGCAATGAGGCTGACGAACAcgcacatgcgtgtgtgtgtgtgtgtgtgtgtgtgtgtgtagacgtTCCTGTGGGATCAACTTCCCAGAGGCCATTGGAACGCGTACTGGTTCGGGATCACCGACGGCCACACGGAGGACCAGTGGACCTGGGTGGACGGGACGCCACTGGTGGGAGGGTCGGTACCGTCCGGCAGCTAGAAGGGGACAGGGTGGGACTGGGGTCACAGAAGGAACGACCTCTGGGCCTCACATGGATGCTTTTGGGTTTGCTCTTCTAaaagcggtgtgtgtgtgtgtgtgtgtttgtgtgtgtgaagcttctgggaggAGGGAGAACCCAACAACCACATCGACGAGGACTGCGGCTACATGGTGAAGACCCGCGTCCTGGAGCGCGTGGCGGTCCGAAGCTGGTACGACGCCCCCTGCAGCATGTACCGCCCCTTCATCTGTGAGATGGAGATGGGCGGAGCTCGCAGCACCGCCCTGCCTCACTGAAGGGGGGGTGGGTGCCGTGGAAATGTACGTCATCACATCAGCAGGACTTTTATACTCTGTCACCTTCAT
The DNA window shown above is from Dunckerocampus dactyliophorus isolate RoL2022-P2 chromosome 20, RoL_Ddac_1.1, whole genome shotgun sequence and carries:
- the LOC129173502 gene encoding CD209 antigen-like isoform X1, coding for MPSSDSPAGSDGMFCKLMDEEDELDRSPDVQLNAHPMRPLTAGRPGPYRLATICLATLCGVLLISIIAVSAHYKNKAAGGAATQSVDALSAAISKLQQEKAALQSKLAARTAAAVSGPHAVAPTVSIVCPMEWHLFNGSCYFISRVSRDWPESKSYCESKGGHLAIIVTEEEQTFLWDQLPRGHWNAYWFGITDGHTEDQWTWVDGTPLVGGFWEEGEPNNHIDEDCGYMVKTRVLERVAVRSWYDAPCSMYRPFICEMEMGGARSTALPH
- the LOC129173502 gene encoding CD209 antigen-like isoform X2; this encodes MPSSDSPAGSDGMFCKLMDEEDELDRSPDVQLNAHPMRPLTAGRPGPYRLATICLATLCGVLLISIIAVSAHYKNKAAGGAATQSVDALSAAISKLQQEKAALQSKLAARTAAAVSGPHAVAPTVSIVCPMEWHLFNGSCYFISRVSRDWPESKSYCESKGGHLAIIVTEEEQTFLWDQLPRGHWNAYWFGITDGHTEDQWTWVDGTPLVGGSVPSGS